The Humulus lupulus chromosome 4, drHumLupu1.1, whole genome shotgun sequence genome has a window encoding:
- the LOC133832406 gene encoding glutathione S-transferase T3-like, protein MSSSRIASYSLEEDMHLCHVYIDISQDPIIGRNQSGNSFWARVESEYHKNEKFSNQPRPRRSLQTRMTTIIGALNQAKMLLAQEKKYSRGFKFDHVWPILKHIQKFTSDDNINGPSRFQQDGPNFTSSKSLSHNFDSPTSASTGMSSFDLNINNEEIITNSTERPIGVKKGKAKQLGDDQFNKLMEQSKKLVQVIEKSNTDRNERYKRKTEDKILFTDLDSISDPEFR, encoded by the exons ATGTCTTCCAGTCGCATTGCTTCATACTCACTTGAAGAAGATATGCACTTGTGCCATGTATATATTGACATTTCTCAAGATCCAATCATAGGAAGAAACCAATCAGGTAACAGTTTttgggcaagagttgaatcagaGTACCACAAGAATGAGAAATTTAGTAATCAACCTCGACCAAGAAGATCTTTGCAAACTCGAATGACTACCATTATTGGTGCA TTAAATCAAGCGAAGATGTTATTAGcccaagaaaaaaaatatagcaGAGGCTTCAAATTTGATCATGTGTGGCCCATCCTCAAACACATTCAGAAATTTACAAGTGATGACAACATTAATGGACCAAGTAGATTCCAACAAGATGGTCCTAATTTTACTTCGTCAAAATCATTATCTCACAATTTTGATTCTCCGACGTCAGCATCCACCGGTATGAGTTCATTTGATCTTAATATAAATAATGAGGAAATCATTACTAATTCAACTGAAAGACCTATTGGTGTGAAAAAAGGAAAGGCAAAACAATTAGGTGATGATCAATTTAACAAACTAATGGAACAAAGTAAAAAACTCGTTCAAGTTATTGAAAAGAGTAACACAGATAGAAATGAACGTTATAAAAGAAAGACTGAAGATAAAATTTTATTCACGGATTTGGATTCTATATCCGATCCAGAGTTTCGCTAG
- the LOC133832408 gene encoding uncharacterized protein LOC133832408, with protein sequence MKKEQKETRECYNMSLSTAANPQEPMAMVVHGGTTPQKLDPRVAEQPRAEPVESLEEIAVMEEPLRKLKVGKNFQGDIKEKLIKFLKDNLDVFAWSHKDMVGIDPSIMCHHLNIDPEARPVRQKRRALNLERYAALKEEVDKLKVNGIICEAFYPVWVSNPVLVPKPNRKWRTCVDFTILNIACPKDSFPLPWIDQLVDEIVGY encoded by the coding sequence ATGAAAAAGGAGCAGAAGGAaacaagggagtgttacaacatgTCCCTCAGCACAGCTGCAAATCCACAAGAGCCTATGGCGATGGTGGTACATGGAGGCACAACCCCACAAAAGCTAGACCCTCGAGTCGCAGAGCAGCCCAGGGCTGAACCGGTGGAGTCGTTGGAAGAGATTGCTGTAATGGAGGAACCATTGAGAAAATTAAAGGTAGGAAAAAACTTTCAAGGTGACATAAAGGAGAAGTTAATAAAGTTTCTAAAGGACAACCTTGATGTATTCGCGTGGagtcacaaagacatggttgggatagacccttcCATCATGTGCCATCACCTAAATATCGACCCCGAGGCAAGACCAGTGAGGCAGAAGAGGCGAGCACTTAATCTAGAGAGATATGCAGCCctgaaggaggaagttgacaaaTTGAAAGTGAATGGAATCATCTGCGAAGCATTCTACCCGGTATGGGTATCGAACCCTGTactagtcccaaagccaaatagaaagtggaggacttgtgtggacttcacTATCCTTAATATTGCATGTCCCAAGGATAGCTTCCCACTTCCATGGATAGATCAATTGGTGGATGAAATAGTCGGGTATtaa